A part of Liolophura sinensis isolate JHLJ2023 chromosome 1, CUHK_Ljap_v2, whole genome shotgun sequence genomic DNA contains:
- the LOC135462082 gene encoding amyloid-beta precursor-like protein encodes MGRYTVPLGLLVAVVSAQALAGSINVPEDSKFEPMVAFMCNKPAMRRTPEGWARDEKTDCLQDSVEILNYCKKMYPNHDVTNVVEANYVVTIEDWCSVGHKHCHSHGSHTVRPFRCLVGAFQSTALLVPEHCRFDHYHDTGLCERYDWWNSTSSDRCKKDDMICQSFDILLPCGVDRFSGVEFVCCPKDVQHKPKVSIDVHVDHVEKPAQENSSNDDEDDDDDEEDEDDDNDSEEEEAATAAPITPAPEVPEDGPYMKYIRNQEIEGAETEHERFTAAKKDWQKHHHEKITKMMKQWSAARQRIADLKDSDPKTAEKLNKEITERFQRMYHALEQEGNAEKQQLVTLHQQHVQKILNEKKRVAMQDYMDELQLDEPQTSRVLDGLQRYIKVEEKDRRHTLNHYQHVRDTNPMEAERIRELTIDHLDWIDKRINQSVKMLSRLPEIEEKVKPEIMKFLRTYQGINSDVAKSVLSPVTEDETKKAAPKFEADNIPKTPEPAHREETSQEEESKPAVEVNVEQVDPEPKTYTDKDTVVETEHQYFDVKPHFVAHKLDDKVSVQSSYRHVRESVSYGPSFGIAMGSVAVFVIIVVAVVMLRKRSHRQSVTHGFVEVDPAASPEERHVANMQMNGYENPTYRYFEMAH; translated from the exons GCCTTGGCAGGCAGTATTAATGTCCCGGAAGATTCCAAGTTTGAGCCCATGGTCGCTTTCATGTGCAACAAGCCAGCCATGAGACGGACGCCGGAGGGCTGGGCCAGGGATGAGAAGACAGACTGCTTACAAGACTCTGTGGAGATTTTAAATTACTGTAAAAAG ATGTACCCTAACCATGATGTGACGAATGTTGTGGAGGCTAACTATGTGGTGACCATTGAGGACTGGTGCTCTGTAGGCCACAAGCACTGTCATTCTCACGGCTCTCACACCGTCCGCCCATTCCGATGTCTGG TTGGAGCCTTCCAGAGCACGGCCTTGCTGGTACCTGAGCACTGTCGTTTCGATCACTATCATGATACGGGGTTGTGCGAGCGATACGACTGGTGGAACAGCACCAGTTCCGATCGCTGTAAGAAGGATGACATGATCTGTCAGAGCTTTGACATCCTCCTCCCGTGCGGAGTGGATCGCTTTAGCGGCGTTGAGTTTGTCTGCTGTCCTAAAGATGTCCAACACAAAC CCAAGGTGTCTATTGATGTGCATGTGGACCATGTGGAGAAGCCAGCTCAGGAGAATTCCAGCAATGATGATGAGGATGACGACGACGATGAAGAAGACGAAGATGATGACAATGACAGTGAGGAGGAGGAGGCGGCAACTGCAGCCCCCATAACCCCAGCCCCAGAGGTTCCAGAGGACGGACCCTACATGAAGTACATTAGGAACCAGGAGATTGAAGGTGCTGAGACTGAGCATGAGCGTTTTACTGCTGCCAAGAAGGATTGGCAAAAACATCACCATGAAAAAATCACCAAG ATGATGAAGCAGTGGTCTGCAGCCCGGCAGAGAATAGCTGACCTCAAAGATTCTGACCCCAAAACTGCTGAGAAACTTAACAAGGAAATTACAGAG AGGTTCCAGAGGATGTACCACGCCCTGGAGCAAGAAGGTAATGCAGAGAAACAGCAGCTGGTCACCCTGCACCAGCAGCATGTCCAGAAGATTCTCAATGAGAAAAAGCGTGTGGCCATGCAGGACTACATGGATGAACTGCAGCTGGACGAGCCACAG ACGTCTCGTGTACTGGATGGCTTACAGCGATACATCAAGGTAGAGGAGAAGGATAGGCGTCATACCCTCAACCATTACCAACATGTCCGAGACACCAACCCAATGGAAGCTGAGCGCATTCGTGAGCTGACCATTGACCACCTGGACTGGATTGACAAACGCATCAACCAGAGTGTCAAGATGCTGTCTCGCTTACCAGAGATCGAGGAGAAAGTCAAGCCAGAGATCA TGAAATTCCTGCGTACATACCAGGGCATTAACAGTGATGTGGCCAAGTCTGTGCTCAGTCCAGTTACTGAAGATGAAACAAAGAAGGCTGCACCAAAATTTGAAGCTGACAACATTCCAAAAACTCCAG AGCCTGCCCATCGTGAGGAGACTAGTCAGGAGGAGGAGTCTAAGCCTGCTGTGGAGGTCAATGTGGAGCAGGTGGACCCCGAGCCTAAGACTTACACAGACAAGGACACTGTGGTGGAGACTGAACACCAGTATTTTGATGTTAAGCCTCATTTCGTCGCACACAAACTTGATGACAAAGTCTCGGTTCAG AGCTCTTACAGACACGTTCGGGAGAGTGTGAGCTATGGGCCTAGTTTCGGTATTGCCATGGGCAGCGTAGCTGTATTTGTCATTATTGTCGTGGCTGTGGTCATGTTACGTAAGCGCTCACACCGACAGTCTGTCACCCATGGGTTTGTGGAGGTGGACCCTGCAGCCTCACCGGAGGAGCGACATGTGGCCAATATGCAGATGAACGGTTATGAGAACCCCACATACAGATATTTTGAGATGGCCCATTAG